A segment of the Candidatus Doudnabacteria bacterium genome:
CTACCAGCCGGAAGCTTACATCCCCCGCTCTGATACTTACATTGAAAAGGAGACCGAGATCAATGAAGAAATAGATAAATTGAGAAACGCGGCCACGCAAAGTCTGTTGTCGCGCAAAGACGTGCTCATCGTCGCGTCCGTATCTTGCATTTACGGCTTGGGCAATCCGGCCAATTATCTGGAGCTGTCCATGCCCATCAAAACCGGGGAAACTTTTAAGCGCGATAAGTTCCTGCGGCGCCTGACGGACCTGCAATTCATGCGCAACGACGTCAACCTGACCCGCGGCACGTTCCGCGTCCGCGGCGATGTGGTGGAACTCATCCCGGCTTCCGCGGACAAGATCCTGCGCCTGAATTTCAATGGCGACGAGATAGAAAAGATCTCGGAGCATGATCCACTCACCGGCCAGGATTTCGGGGTTCATGAGGAAATAACTATTTTCCCAGCCAAGCATTTCGTCACGCCCAAAGAAAAATTATTCGCAGCCATCGGCAACATTCGCAATGAACTGGCCGATCAGGTCAAATTTTTCAAATCCCAGGATAAACTTGTTGAAGCCCAGAGAATTGAACAGCGCACCAATTTTGACATTGAAATGATGCTTGAAACGGGCTTTGTGGCAGGCATTGAAAACTACTCCAGGCAACTGGATTTCCGCAAACCCGGCGAGCCGCCGTCCACGCTGCTGGATTATTTCCCGGATGATTTTTTGCTGTTCATTGACGAGTCGCATATTACCGTTCCCCAGATCGGCAGCATGTACCTCGGGGATCAGTCGCGGAAAAAAAACCCTCATCGATTACGGCTTCCGTCTGCCGTCTGCCGCTGATAACAGGCCTTTGCAATTTGAAGAGTTTGAGAAAAGGATCGGCCAGACCATCTTTGTTTCCGCAACACCGAACAAAGAGCGGGAATTGGCTGTTTCCAAGCAAGTGGCCGAGCAGCTCATCCGGCCGACCGGACTTTTGGACCCGGAAATAGAGATCCGCCCGACGAAAAACCAGATCGACGACCTTATGGAAGAGATCCAAAAAAGAGTTAAACAAAAACAGCGCGTACTGGTAACGACATTGACCAAAAATATGGCGGAAGAACTGTCCAACTATTTGGTTGAATACGGCATCCGCGGACAATATCTGCATGCGGACATTGAAACCCTGGAGCGGCTGGAGATCCTGCGCGACCTGCGCTTGGGAGTTTATGATGTGGTCGTGGGCATCAATCTTTTGCGTGAAGGATTGGACCTGCCGGAAGTTTCCCTGGTCGCCATCCTGGATGCGGACAAGGAAGGCTACTTGCGTTCAGAAACTTCGCTCATCCAAACCATGGGCCGGGCCGCCAGGCACGTGGATGGCCACGTCATTATGTATGCGGACAAGATCACCGGCTCCATGCAGCGCGCCATGGATGAAGTAACCCGCCGCCGGAAGATCCAGCAAGACTACAATAAAGAACACGGCATCACTCCTGCCGGGATCATCAAAGGCATCAAAGAAACGCGCCTGGCCGGCATGAAAGTCGCGGAAGAAAAAACAGTCGGACGAGATGGATCTGAGCAAAATGAGCAAGCAGGATATCGCCTATGCCATTGAAGAACTGCGGGACCAGATGGACTTGGCTGCGCGCAACCTGGATTTTGAAAAAGCCGCGTCTCTTCGCGACCGCATCACCGCCATCCGCGCCAAAACGCGGATGAAAAAACATAAATTCAAATAACCCGCCTTATTGGAGGCGTCCATGGCAAAAAAGAAATGCACTGATCCGGAAGCTGCTAAACTTTTGGGAGCTTATTTGCTAGAAGACAATGTGCTGACAAAACGGCAACTCGCGAAATTCGAAAAGCATGTACTCGAATGTGAAGCTTGTTGGGCAAAAATCAAACGGCATCAGCAAAGGGAGGATCGAACGCCGAAAGACAAAGATCAGCCTTGATGCGCATCAAGGCTCTTTTTATTGTCTTGAACAAACTCCAATTACCTGCTATTATCCAAAAGCTTATTACTAATCCCACCTCGTATGCCCAACACTAAATCAGCGATCAAAGCCGCCAGACAGAATATAAAACGCCGCATCAATAACCTCAAATCCTTGGAAGTCGTCCGGAAAACGGGCAAGGCGGTCAAGAAATTTGTAGCGGCTGCCGATAAATCCGAAGCCCATAAAGCTTTATCCGCCGCCTTTGCCGCCCTGGACAAAGCTGCCAAGAAAAACATCATTCACAAGAACAACGCCAACCGGCATAAATCAAGGTTATCGGCCATGGTGGCGAAAATGAAATAGTACCCAAGCATGCTCAGTAGCAAGAACCGCCTCGTCGGCGGTTTTTTTATACTTCCCTTAGATCAAACTTTTCAAAGCCGGTGTTGTCATCATTGAAATAAAATTCTCCTTCCAGTTTTTGGCCTGCCAAAACCTTTGGCAGCCAATATTTATCGTCCGGCCACATTTGATCATATGGTATTTCCTTGAACTTGAACCATTGCGGTTTCATTTCCTCGGTTTCAACAGGCTCGCTAGTCCATTTCCTAGCAACAAAGATGCTGACTTCCTGGTCCCATTCTTTCTTGGTCTTAAAATAAAACTCCAGACAAGCAACTTTTGTCAGATCAGCAGATTCTACTGTCACGCCGATCTCTTCCTGCATTTCGCGCAGCGCGGTTTGTTCGATATTTTCACCATCCAAAGGCTTGCCCCCGTAACCATTCCACTTACCCGCCCCAAATCCGCGCTTTTTCATGGCCAAGAGAATTTCATCATCTCTAACCAATAAACAAAGCGTGGACTGCCGCATGCTAGATCTTTATCTTCTCCATCTCCGACCAGTTGTCGCCGGATTTGGCATGGACCTCGATCGGGACTTTGAGCTTATAGACATTCTCCATGATATTTTTGATATATTTGGCCTGCTGTTCAGCTTTATTTTTCTCGGTCTCAAACACCAATTCATCGTGAACTGATAATAGCATTTGCGCATCCGGGTGTTTTTTATCAATTTCTATCATGGCCATTTTGATTATGTCCGCGGCCAGGGATTGCAGAGGCATATTGAAAGCCTGCCGCTCTGCGGCTCCCCGCACCGCAAAGTTTGAGGCGTTGATCTCCGGCAAATACCTGATACGGCCCAGAGAATTTGTAATAAATCCCTGCTTGCGGGTTTTTTCGATCGTGCCGTCAATATATTTTTTGAGTTTTTTGAAAACTTCAAAGTATTGTTTAATGTGCTCGCCGGCTTCAGCGCGGCTCATGTCGGATCGTGACGAAAGTCCGAATGCTGATACTCCGTACAAGACACTAAAGTTAATGGTTTTCGCATCGCGGCGCTGATTAGGCGTTACCTTGTCTTCCGGAACATTAAAAATTCTGGCTGCGGTGGCGGTGTGAAAATCCCCGCCTGATTTGAAGATCTTGATCATCTCCGGATCTTCGGAAAGAGAGGCTGCAATGCGCAATTCGATCTGCGAATAATCCAGCGACAGCAACACTTTTCCTTTTTCCGCGATAAAAGCTTTCCGCACTTCGTTCCCCAGATCCGTACGGATAGGGATGTTCTGCAAATTAGGATTAATTGAAGACAATCTCCCGGTCGCGGCAATGGTCTGGCTGTAAGTTGTATGGATGCGGCCGTCTGCTTTGGATACAAGCAATGGCAACGCATCGACGTAAGTGGATTTTAATTTTGTCAGTTCGCGGTATTCAAAGATCAGCTCAATGATCGGATGAAGCTTGCGCATTTTTTCCAGCTCGTTGGCGGCCGTGGACATGCCGCCGGATTTTTTGTTCTTCTTGATGTTTTCCGTCGGGATCTGCAATGTTTCAAATAATACTTCCTGCAATTGCTTGGGAGAAGAAATATTGAACTCGCCTCCGGCGTGCTTATGAATTTCTTTTTCTAGCTGTTTAATGCGTTTATCAAGCTGCTTGGATAGATCCGAAAGCCAGACCAGATCTATTTTAATGCCCCGCTTCTGCATATTTTTAAGCACAGATATCAGAGGCACTTCAATATCCTGGAAAATTTTCAGGACATTTTTTTCTTTTAACTCGGTCGCCAAATCAGCCCAATCACCAACTTCATAACTGCGCTGGCCCGGATTACACAAATATGCGGCGATCAAGGCTTCTTCAGCCGTTTTGATCACAGCATTTGGTTTGCCCGGAATAACCGGAGCTGCGACCAATTCTGCCTGCGAACCTTTGGAAACTTTGGGCAGGCGGGCATTCAAAGCCTTGATTCCGAGACTGTTCAAAAGCCGGACGACTTTCGTTTGATCGTAATCGCCAAGCTTGGTTTTCTCAAAATCAAAATTCAGCTCGCCTTTTTGGTCTATGAAAGCCAGTTTATACGACAAGTACGCTTTAGCCTTGCCGTCGATCAATTTTTGCAGAGTCCCGGCTTTGATCTTTTTTGCTTTGTTTTTCCACGGCTTCGTACACGCCATCCAAACTGCCAAATTGCTTGATGAGTTCTAACGCTCCTTTCTCTCCGATCCCCGGCACTCCCGGAATATTGTCGGAGGTATCTCCACGAATAGCTTTGTAATCCACCCATTGCGACGGATGCAGGCCCGTGACCTCAACCATCTTATCAATATCAAAGATCTGAATATCTGAAAATCCGGTTTTGAACCGGTAAACTTGAGTATGATTATCTATCAGCTGCAGCAGGTCCATGTCTCCGGTGACAATGATATTCAGAACATCTTTCGGGGTTTTATGAGCAATGATCCCTAGCAGGTCGTCAGCTTCAAATCCCTCTTTTTCATAAATAGGAATATCCAAAGCCGTCAAAATCTCTTTGATCTTCGGCAATTGCACCAACAACTCATCAGGTGCGGCTTTCCGCGTGGCTTTATAATCGGTTGTGAGTTTGTCGCGGAAAGTCGGCCCCTTCACGTCAAAAGTAACCAGAGTATGAGATGGTTTAATATCTTCCAATGCTTTAAAGAACATGGAAAAAAATCCGAAAATGGCGCCGGTGGAAATCCGTCCTTGTTCGACATCGCCGGCAGAGCGTGGAAGGCGCGATGAAACAGCGCATGCCCGTCGATCAATAAAAGTTTTCGTTTGGATTCAGCCATAAAAGTATGGTAATCATACCAAAAAACCGCCTTCCTGTCCGACGCTTATTTTTTAGACGTTATAATTATACTAAGATGCAAATTTGATTTGTTTGCAGGAGGAATAATGCCAAGGACAAAGAAACCTGCTGATTTGCCCATGCTCGAACCTGAGGATGCGGCAATTGTCGTGGGCTATGATCTGGATGAGATGGTGCGCCAGCGCTACTGCGAATGGTGCCTGTTCTGGGATTTTAACCAAGCTTTGGAAACCAGCATCTTTCCAGAGTCCGCAAGATTAGTGCTGATCAACGCTGCGCTGGGTTCGTCAGGCGAGAAGCTGAAGAACATTTTCGAACAGAAGGGTCTTAAGGTACAGGTCGTATCAAGCGGAGTGCCCGCCATCCAATCCCTCATGGAAAAATTATTCGGGCCAAACATCAGTAAGGGCAACCGTGGGCCATTTATGCGACGAGTTATTGCTGAACCCGAACCTGATGCGGAGCTCGTACCCATAGAAGCGATGAAACGCGAACCTACCAGGCCTGCTCCAGATATTAAGAATTCTGGACAGGGCCTGCCCGTCAAGTCAAAAGACAATGCTGGCGACCTCGAAACGGTAACTCACTCGGATGAGGAATGGCAAGAGCGGCTCGGAGATGCTTTGACAGCACAAAAAAATGTTGAAAAAACATCTGACCAAGATAAGTAATTTGTCTTGGTTTTTTTATGCTCGGCGTTTTCCGCTCTGTTCCCGCCTGCGGGTTTCGTCATCCCGGCGCTTTTGGTCAGCATCCCTTCTGGCCTTGTCTTCTTCCTGTCTTTTGCGGCTTTGCAGATCCGCGATCTTTCTTTTATCCTGTACGATTTTCGGTTCTAGCCTGCGGACATCGTCTTGCGCACGCTTAAGATCTGTTTCGTCTTTTCGAAGCTCATCCTCCTGCCAGCGGAGCTCGCTGTTGGTATCCATAAATTTATTATTATTTATTCTTCAGTTACGCGGAAAACTTCCTCGACATCGGTGATGCCCTGCAAAGCTTTCAAGATCCCATCCTGCGCCATGGTGATCATGCCGTCCGCGACAGCCTGATTCTTGATCTCCGTGGTGGTCGCGCCGCTGGTGATCAATTTTTCTATCTCATCATTGATCGTAAAAACCTCATAAACCCCCAACCGGCCCTTATACCCCAAGCCTTTGCATTTTTCACAGCCCGGGCTGTGAAAAAAAACCAGTTTTTTCGGGACTTCAACTTTTGAATTTTCGGAACCGTTTTCAGGATCATCTCCACGCGGGACTGCAGGTTATCGGCCAATTTATATTCTATTTTACAAAACGGACAGATCTTGCGGATCAAACGCTGGCCGATGATCGCATTAATGGCCGGAGCCAGAGTATACGGCCTGATCCCCAGGTCCAAAAGCCTCGGGACTGCGGCGGGTGCGTTGTTTGTGTGAAGGGTGGAAAGCACGATATGGCCGGTCAGGGCCGCCTGGCAGGCGGTTTCCGCGGTCTCCAGATCGCGCATTTCGCCGATCATGACAATATCCGGGTCCTGGCGCAAAATAGCCCGAAGGCCTGAGGCAAAAGTCATGCCGGCCCGCACGTCGATCGGAGTTTGTGTAATGCCGGCTATCCTATATTCCACCGGATCTTCCAGAGTGATGATCTTCAATCCCGGTTCGTTAAGTTTATTTAAGATCGCATAGAGCGTGGTCGTTTTACCGCTGCCGGTCGGGCCTGTGGCCAGGATCATGCCGTTGGGCTTGTCCATTTCATGCCTTAATCTTTCTAATGCGATGCCTGTGAATCCCAGATCCTCAAACTTCAGGCTGCCCTTATCTTGCCGCAGGATTCGCAAGACGATCGATTCGCCGAAAGCCGAAGGAATTATGGAAACGCGAATGTCGATGGGCGCGTCATCATAGGTAAAACTAAAGCTGCCGTCCTGCGGAGTGGCAGTCACATTCAGCTTGAGCTTGGAAAGAATTTTAATGCGCGAGATGATCTGGTGATGCAGATCCAAATGCAGAGAAGCGGCATCCTGCAACACCCCGTCAATGCGGAAACGCACCTTCACGTCGCCTGCTTCCGGTTCCACGTGGACGTCGGATGCCTCCAAGTGCAGAGCCGCGCCTAAAATTTGCTCGATGATCTCTGTTGCTGAAACTTCGGAAAATTTAGTAGCCAGTTCCTTCAAAGAACTGACCTGGTAATCGCTGCTTGCAAGCTTAATTGAGCCGGATTTATGGATCGTTTTTACGACCTTTCTATACTCATCAAGAATGCGCTTAAAACTCGAAAGCGAGATCAGATAACTCTCGACAAAATAACCCTGTTCTGTAAGCTGCTTGACCAGAGGCTGGATCGGCAGCGGAGAGCCCACAACCCCGATCTTGAGGTTGCGGCCTTCCATATAAAATACTGCGGCATGCAGATCCGCAGCCTGCTCGCGGCTGATCATATTCAAAGCCTGAGTATCAACCGGAAATCCGTAAAGATTGATGTACCCGATATTTTGTTCTGCTGCTAATTTTTCGGTTTCTTGCTCTTCGAATTTGCGGTCAAGTTCAGAATAAACCTGCTTGACATGCATCGCCTTATCCGAGGTATAAAGCATAGATTTGGCTTTAATTCTATGCTTAGTATAACACAATTCGCTTATTGATTTATATTCCTAAATTGTGCTTTTGAACTTCGTCACTTCCTTGCCAAGGAGGGCCAAAATCTGTTTTTCAGTATTAACCGCCGAATCCGGGACCGTAAATTTCACGGCCTGCGCAGTTACCTCATCGGAGTGAAATTGGCTGAACAAACCGGTCAAATTCAGGGGGATCAAGGTATGGCAAAACACTGTCGTGCTGGTTGCCGATTCTTCCTTCAAGAACAAAAAGATCTTGGCAAAGGAGAGCTGCGAAACCATTTCCTTAATGATCCCCTTCGCGTCCTCTTCAGAAGCGCCGGCCTTAACCAAGTCCGATTGGTTAACCACGGAATAAACAAGCAGATTATCAAAATCTTGTTTGAGCCTGGCCAAAACCCTCCCCCATAACTTCAACAGGCCCAAACTCTTGCTCTTATACAAATGCCCGACGATCTCCTGCTGATTGGCGCCCAAAGACACAAGCTGGGAAGCCTTGAGGAATGTCTGGGGAGTTGTCCTAATATGCTGGAAGCTGTTGGTCTCAGTAATAATTCCGGTCAGCAGCTGTGTAGCGATGTTCTCATCGAGCAGGCTGCTTTCAAATTTATTGATCAGATCCAAAATAATTTCCGATGCCGAGGTCGCGGTCAGGTCCACGAAATTCAATTGGCCGTAATTCTCGTTGCTGCCCCTAAAATCAATGTTCAGGATCGGGGTTTGGAAGAACAATTGTGCGTTCTGGCTGTAAAATTCGCCTAGCTGTTCCAGACTTGAAATGCCGATCAGGGCCACCAGCTCAAATGGAAAAGCGGA
Coding sequences within it:
- a CDS encoding zf-HC2 domain-containing protein, coding for MAKKKCTDPEAAKLLGAYLLEDNVLTKRQLAKFEKHVLECEACWAKIKRHQQREDRTPKDKDQP
- the rpsT gene encoding 30S ribosomal protein S20, translating into MPNTKSAIKAARQNIKRRINNLKSLEVVRKTGKAVKKFVAAADKSEAHKALSAAFAALDKAAKKNIIHKNNANRHKSRLSAMVAKMK
- a CDS encoding 8-oxo-dGTP diphosphatase yields the protein MRQSTLCLLVRDDEILLAMKKRGFGAGKWNGYGGKPLDGENIEQTALREMQEEIGVTVESADLTKVACLEFYFKTKKEWDQEVSIFVARKWTSEPVETEEMKPQWFKFKEIPYDQMWPDDKYWLPKVLAGQKLEGEFYFNDDNTGFEKFDLREV
- a CDS encoding DNA polymerase encodes the protein MACTKPWKNKAKKIKAGTLQKLIDGKAKAYLSYKLAFIDQKGELNFDFEKTKLGDYDQTKVVRLLNSLGIKALNARLPKVSKGSQAELVAAPVIPGKPNAVIKTAEEALIAAYLCNPGQRSYEVGDWADLATELKEKNVLKIFQDIEVPLISVLKNMQKRGIKIDLVWLSDLSKQLDKRIKQLEKEIHKHAGGEFNISSPKQLQEVLFETLQIPTENIKKNKKSGGMSTAANELEKMRKLHPIIELIFEYRELTKLKSTYVDALPLLVSKADGRIHTTYSQTIAATGRLSSINPNLQNIPIRTDLGNEVRKAFIAEKGKVLLSLDYSQIELRIAASLSEDPEMIKIFKSGGDFHTATAARIFNVPEDKVTPNQRRDAKTINFSVLYGVSAFGLSSRSDMSRAEAGEHIKQYFEVFKKLKKYIDGTIEKTRKQGFITNSLGRIRYLPEINASNFAVRGAAERQAFNMPLQSLAADIIKMAMIEIDKKHPDAQMLLSVHDELVFETEKNKAEQQAKYIKNIMENVYKLKVPIEVHAKSGDNWSEMEKIKI
- a CDS encoding 5'-3' exonuclease H3TH domain-containing protein, with protein sequence MQTKTFIDRRACAVSSRLPRSAGDVEQGRISTGAIFGFFSMFFKALEDIKPSHTLVTFDVKGPTFRDKLTTDYKATRKAAPDELLVQLPKIKEILTALDIPIYEKEGFEADDLLGIIAHKTPKDVLNIIVTGDMDLLQLIDNHTQVYRFKTGFSDIQIFDIDKMVEVTGLHPSQWVDYKAIRGDTSDNIPGVPGIGEKGALELIKQFGSLDGVYEAVEKQSKKDQSRDSAKIDRRQG
- a CDS encoding GspE/PulE family protein; amino-acid sequence: MLYTSDKAMHVKQVYSELDRKFEEQETEKLAAEQNIGYINLYGFPVDTQALNMISREQAADLHAAVFYMEGRNLKIGVVGSPLPIQPLVKQLTEQGYFVESYLISLSSFKRILDEYRKVVKTIHKSGSIKLASSDYQVSSLKELATKFSEVSATEIIEQILGAALHLEASDVHVEPEAGDVKVRFRIDGVLQDAASLHLDLHHQIISRIKILSKLKLNVTATPQDGSFSFTYDDAPIDIRVSIIPSAFGESIVLRILRQDKGSLKFEDLGFTGIALERLRHEMDKPNGMILATGPTGSGKTTTLYAILNKLNEPGLKIITLEDPVEYRIAGITQTPIDVRAGMTFASGLRAILRQDPDIVMIGEMRDLETAETACQAALTGHIVLSTLHTNNAPAAVPRLLDLGIRPYTLAPAINAIIGQRLIRKICPFCKIEYKLADNLQSRVEMILKTVPKIQKLKSRKNWFFFTARAVKNAKAWGIRAGWGFMRFLRSMMR